Genomic DNA from Vagococcus luciliae:
ATTTTTTGAGTCGTTTAAAGACGTTTCTTTTTTAAAAAAATAAATTGCTAAAATAGTTTGAACATGTTACTATAGTATCGTTATAATAATAACTCTGTTTCAGCAAATGAATCAGGGCAAAGGAGAGAGAAATATGAAACAAGGAATTCATCCAGAATATCATCCAGTAGTATTTATGGACTCACAAACAGGGTTCAAATTCTTATCTGGATCAACTAAAACATCTGAAGAAACTGTTGAATGGGAAGATGGTAACACATACCCAGTCATCCGTGTGGAAATCACATCAGATTCACATCCATTCTATACAGGACGTCAAAAATTTACACAAGCAGACGGCCGTGTGGATCGTTTCAACAAAAAATATGGTCTCAAAGACGAAAACGCTGCAGAATAGTCTTCAGTGTCGAAAAGATTTCTGGTATTTTATCAGGAGTCTTTTTTTTATTGAAAGGATTGGTGAAATGAATTATTCAACAGATAATCAACAATTTAGAATAGTAATATGGATTGAACATAACGATCATTGTTTGGTTACCACCAATAAAGATGGTGACAAACATCTTCTTGAAGTACAACCTGAATTTGCAGAAACAACACTTGAAGCAATTGAAAGATATGGTAAAGATATATTAGATTTATCATTTGAAACAATTGAATATGTCGATATTGTTGAGCAAACGACTCATCAACATTTTGAACAAACCGAAACATTATTTTTATATCGTGCTGTGATAAGTGAACAGGAAGTATTACCTAAATTGACCCAAAGTCAAATTATATTTTGGTTGCCTATTGAAAAAGTAAGACAAAACGTTTCTATTAATTTTTTATCAAAATTTACTAAAGTAAAAAAATGATAGTATGTCATTTGTTTTTTTGTGGTAAAATATGGGTTAAATGTAAGGAGAGATGGATATGACAGAGTTACAACAATTGATTATAAGAAATTTACAAGTTAAGCCACATATAAATGCTAAGGAAGAAATTGCCATACGTGTAGCATTTTTAAAAGACTATATGAAAAAACACCCTTTTTTACATACTTATGTATTAGGGATTAGTGGTGGACAAGACTCCACTCTTGCTGGGAAATTAGCACAATTAGCTATGACTGAATTAAGGGATGAAACAGGAAATAGTGCTTATCAATTTATTGCGGTACGATTACCATATGGTATTCAAAATGATGAGGAAGATGCTAAAAAAGCACTAGAATTTATTCAACCTGATAAATCAGTTGTCGTAAATGTGAAACCAAGCGTGGATGCATTAGTGAATGAGTTGAAAGAGCACTCACAAATCAACATTAATGATTTTAATAAAGGAAATATTAAAGCTCGTCAACGTATGGTGGCTCAATATGCCATTGCTTCTCAAGAAAATGGTGCAGTAATTGGAACGGATCATGCAGCAGAAAATTTGACAGGTTTCTTTACCAAATTTGGTGATGGAGCAGCAGACATTTTACCATTATTTGGTTTAAATAAACGTCAAGGTAGAACATTATTAAAAGAATTAAATGCCGATAAGTCCTTATATGAAAAAATTCCAACGGCTGATTTAGAAGAAAATAAACCGATGATTTCTGATGAGGACGCGCTAGGGGTAACTTATGAAGCAATAGATAACTATTTAGAGGGTAAACAAGTAAGCGATGAAGATAGAAAAACGATTGAAACATGGTATAAAAAAGCGGAGCACAAACGTCATTTACCGATTACATTAGGAGACACATTTTGGAAAGAGTAAAACGACATCAAAAAAAACACTGGGCTAAGCGATTTATCACGCACCCTCTTACAAAAATACTGTTAACCTTAATGATTGTTTATGTTAGTAATTTCTATTTACAATTAAGTCAAAATACTTGGAGCCTGTCTTTAGCATGGAAGTTTGCGATGGAGTGGCATGTTGAAAAATTTTTATTAGGCACGTTAGTTTTGTTACTATTAGATATTTTTTTAATCAGTTTAAGTGGCTCATTTTTGGTAGGAAATATCATTTATATCACGAGTATTGGGTTACTTGGTATTGCTAATAGTCAAAAAATGGCATTGAGGATGGAACCTATCTATCCAGATGATTTGAAAATGATTTTTGAGTTTACGATGATGAAGGATATTGTAGGAACACCCTATTTTATTTTGGCTTTAATACTGATTGGATTAGCTCTATTAGGCCTTTTATATGCCATTTATCGATCAATTCGTCTAACAAAACGTCAACAAATTATTCGCCTTTTTTGTTTTTTAATCTCAGTTAGTGGGTTATTTTATGTAAGCTTATTTAATCAACCAAATAATTTATTGCGAAAAGCGTATAATAAAACAGCGCTCTGGATACCATATAGTCAAAAAATGAATTATTATAACACAGGATTTATGGGTGGCTTTTTATATAACTTAAAAGTTGAAGCAATGGACGAGCCAAAAAATTATTCAAAAGAAGAAATAGATAACATTGTTTCTAAATACAACAAACTAGCAAAAAGTAAAAATGCTACCAAAAAATATCAAGACAAACCCAATGTCGTGTTTGTTATGTCTGAAAGTTTTTCTGATCCAGATAAGTTAGATGGTATTAAACTAAATAAAAGCCCCATTACAGACTTTAGAGAGGTAGCGCGTCAGTCTGTATATTCTGGTGACATGTTGTCTCAAAATTATGGTGGTGGGACAGCGAATATTGAATTTGAAGCGTTGACAGGTATTTCGATGGCATTATTAAACCCACAAATGACGACACCTTACACGATGATGCTTCCAAAGAAAACAGAATTTCCATCTATTGTGTCGAGTTTAGAACAACAAGATTATCAAACAGTTGCCATTCACCCATATAATACATCGATGTATAAACGAAAAGATGTTTACAATGTTTTAGGATTTAATCAGTTTTTAGATGAAAATATGATGACGCATAAAGATAAATTATCCGATAATGGCTATATTTCGGATGAGTCAGCTTTTAATGATGTACTAGATATTATAAAAAACTCTGACAAAGCGTCGTTTGTCCATCTTGTGACAATGCAAACGCATATGCCATATAATAATAAATACACGGATTCACCTTATACTTTGACAAACTCAGCATCTAGCGCTTCGATTGATAATTATGCGTTGGATATTTCATACACATCAAAAGCATTGAAACAATTTATCGATGAAGTCAATAAATTGGATAGGCAAACAATTGTTGTATTCTGGGGTGATCATTTACCGTCAATTTACCCAGACGATATTGTAGAAAAAAATAATCCATTTACAACACATTTAACGGAATATTTGATTTATGATACTTTAAATAAAACGATTCATCACCAAGAAGTGATGAGCCCATTTTATTTTTCCAGCTTGATTACTGATTTTTCATCTGTTGAGCAGACAGGATTCAATGCTATGTTATTGGAGTTACAAAAAATTCTTCCGGCATTTGAAAAGCAAATGTATTATGTTAATGGAAAATGGGAAAAAGAAGTTTCTCTCACTAAAGAAGAAAGAGAGTTATATGAAGCCTACCAAATGATTGTTTATGATTTGGTTTCTGGTGAAAAATATGGTCAACAAATTTTTGATGTTCAATCATAATCATGAATTTTTTAAGAAAATAGTGAATTAATTGTAAGTTAAAAATTTTCATGATATAATCAATTTGAATTATTCATAAGGGAGTAACTGGCAGTTCTACATACTGCGGTAATGCCACCAATCGAAATCACTACGTATTTCTGGTGTTACCTTAAATAGTGAGACTTATGTATGTAGTTAAGCATACATAGGTCTTTTTTTATTTGACTTATGTATAGCGACAAATAAAAGGAGGAAAAGAGATGTCAGAGCAAAAAAAGAAGCAGTTAAATGACGCTTTTTATGTGGAAGATGAAAAGCAAGTGTTAGAAAAACTGCAAACAACAACTCAAGGGTTGAGTACTGCTGAAGCAGAAAAACGCCTTAAGGAGTATGGTCATAATCAATTGGATGAAGGGAAGAAAAAAAGTTTATTTAGTAAATTTTTAGACCAATTCAAAGATTTTATGATTATTATTTTATTAGCAGCAGCTGTCCTTTCATTTTTCATGGGCGATCAAGTTGAGGCTATCATGATTATTGTCGTAGTTTTCATCATGGCAATATTTGGTGTTTTCCAAGAGTCAAAAGCAGAAGAAGCAATTGAAGCGTTAAAAGATATGTCAACACCTAATGCTAATGTTCGTCGTGACAACACAACGAAAACAGTGAAAAGTCCGGATTTAGTTCCTGGTGATATTGTGTTACTTGAAGCAGGTGATGTGATTCCAGCAGATATGCGTTTGATTGAAACAGCGTCATTAAAAATTGAAGAAGCAGCATTAACTGGTGAGTCTGTACCCGTTGAAAAAGAAGCTGTTGTGTTAGAAAAAGAAGATATTGGTATTGGCGATCGAATCAATATGGCTTATATGAATAGTAATGTGACATATGGTCGTGGAGTGGGTGTTGTAACTGGTACAGGTATGAATACAGAAGTTGGTAAGATAGCTAATATGTTAGCGCAAGCTGACGAAACAAATACACCATTAAAAGAAAATCTAAATAAATTAGGTAAAGTTTTATCTATAGCTATTATATTTATCTGTATTGTGATGTTTGGTGTTGGGATGTTACGTGGTGGACATGATTGGATGGATATGCTGTTAACATCTGTTTCATTAGCTGTTGCAGCTATTCCAGAAGGATTACCAGCGATTGTAACGATTATTTTAGCTTTAGGAACACAAAAAATGGCTAAACGTAATGCATTGGTAAGAAAATTACCAGCTGTTGAAACATTAGGTAGTACTGATATTATCTGTTCAGATAAAACTGGTACATTGACGTTAAACCAAATGACAGTTGAGGAAGTCTTTACAAATAATAAATCAATACGTGATTCAAAAGATATCTCTTTAGACAATACCACATTAAAAATTATGACATTTTGTAATGATACAAAAATTTCTGATGATGGCACGCTAATTGGTGATCCAACTGAAACAGCTTTAGTTAAATATGGTGAAGATCGTGGATTTGATATTGCTAGTCAATTAAAATCAGAACCTCGTTTGGCAGAAGTCCCATTTGATTCTGATAGAAAATTGATGTCAACATTTCATAAATTATCAGATGGTCGTTTCTTTGTAGCAGTAAAAGGAGCCCCTGATGAGTTATTAAAACGTTGTACAACTTATGACGTTAATGGTGAAATCAAGTCAATGGATAAATCAGAAGAGGAATTAATTTTAAAAACTAACAAACAATTAGCGACACAAGCGTTACGTGTACTTGCAATGGCTTATAAAATTGTTGATGATATTCCAAGCGAATTAACAAGTGAAAACGTCGAAAAAGACTTAATTTTCTCAGGTTTAGTTGGGATGATTGACCCAGAACGTAAAGAAGCAGCAGAAGCTGTTCGAGTAGCCAAAGAAGCGGGTATTCGACCAATTATGATTACTGGTGACCACAAAGACACAGCAGAAGCTATTGCCGTTCGTCTTGGTATTTTAAAAGAAGGTCAACATGATGCCGTTGTGACAGGTGGGGAATTAAATAATATGTCAGATGAGCAGTTGGCTAATTCGATTGAAAAATACTCTGTTTATGCTAGAGTCTCTCCTGAACATAAAGTACGTATTGTTAAAGCTTGGCAAAAAGATGGAAAAGTAGTTGCGATGACAGGTGATGGTGTCAATGATGCACCAGCACTTAAGACAGCTGACATTGGTATAGGTATGGGAATTACTGGTACCGAAGTTTCTAAAGGGGCAAGTGATATGGTCCTAGCTGATGATAACTTTTCTACTATTATTGTTGCTGTTGAAGAAGGTCGTAAAGTATTCTCAAATATTCAAAAAACTGTTCAATATTTACTTGCTGCAAACTTAGGGGAAGTATTAACCTTATTTATTGCGACAATGCTTGGTTGGGATACGCTTTTACCAGTCCACTTATTATGGATTAATGTTGTAACTGATACATTCCCTGCGATTGCATTAGGATTAGAACCTGCTGAAAAAGGTATTATGAAGTACAAACCACGTGGACGTGATTCTGATTTCTTTTCTGGTGGAGTGATGAGTAGTATTATTTATCAAGGAATTTTAGAAGCAGCTTTAACACTTGGTGTTTACATGTATGCTATTAATAACCCAGTTCATTCAAGTTATGATGCTATTCATGCTGATGCGTTAACTATGGCTTATGCTACACTTGGCTTAATTCAATTAATCCATGCCTTTAACGTAAAATCTGTTCATGAATCATTATTTAAAGTAGGTGCATTTAGAAATAAAATCTTTAACTACGCGATTTTACTTTCATTTGTTTTATTAGCATCTACAATTGTGATACCTGGATTTAATGATTTATTTAAAGTGGCTCATTTAGATGGACATCAATGGTTAGCTGTATTTATTGGATCATTTGCTATTTTACCAATTGTAGAATGTGTCAAATGGGTTCAACGAAAAACGATTTATAAATAGGGTGTTAAAACTATCCAATCTCTTTTGGGTAGTTTTTTTGTTTTTATTGACAAACTAAAGGTATATATATAATATTGAATTAATGTGTTGCGATGTCTAATAGAGTTGTTGTAACTTATCCTTTAAAATTTATTTAAAAAAAGGTAAAATAAACAAGAATGATTGAAAGAGGGGAATTATGTTGAAGAAACCAAATATAGGGCAATACTTACAGGTAATTAATGCCATTGTGACTGAATCTGAAAAAGTGGGAGAAAAAATGAATCCGTCATATGAAATTATTCGTACGGCAATTGATGAGGGAAAATTATCAGATTTAACGGTTGAACAATTAACAGATATTAAGAGCCATTTTTCTGAAGGAACAGAAGAATATAGAGTAATGGAAAACACTTTAAGCCACTTAAAAGCACCTGTTAGAGTTTTAGGGATTCATAAAAAATTGGAAAAAGCATTTAAAGAATATGTTGAAGGCTGTCAAGAAATGATTGATTCGATTGATGCTGAAAATGCTAGAGTTGATAGCGAAGCATTTGATGTGTCAGAGGTTAAACAAGATGCAGCAACTGATGGTATTTCATTCTGTATTCAACGTATTACTCAAATTATTTTGAATAAGTAGTTAAAAAGAGATGAGAAATCGTCTCTTTTTTAAATATATCTAAATAGTGACAAAATTAGTGTAACAAGCAGACAGTTTTTTTAATAAATGGTATTCTTATAGTATAAAAAGGTTTTAGGGGGAGGGTGCGATGTCTAAAAAAGAATCCTATCCAGGTCTTACAGATGAAGAGGTACTAAATAGAATGGCTAGAGGTGAAGTAAATCAAGCCATACCCAAGACAACTCGGACATTTAAACAGATTCTATTTGAGAATAGTTTTACATTATTTAATTTTATCAATTTAGTCATAGCTGGTTTTATTATCTATACTGGAAGTTATAAAAACTTACTGTTTTTGGGTGTGATTGTATCTAATACTTTAGTTGGCGTTTATCAAGAAATCAAAGCGAAAAATAATATTGATCGGCTAAGCTTACTTAGTGAATCAAAAGTAACGGTAATAAGAAATCATCAAACGTTTGATATTCCACAAAATGAGGTTGTCAAAGATGATTTAATCATAGTTAAACGTGGACAACAAATTGTTGTAGATGGAACTATTTTAGATACTGAAGGAATGGAATGTGATGAGTCTCAATTAACTGGTGAATCTGATCCTATCATAAAAACTATTGGGTCTTCTATTTATTCAGGAAGTTATATTGTCAGTGGTAGTGGGTTGATGCAAGCAACACATGTTGGAGAAGATAGTTATAGCTACAAACTTAGTATGGAAGCCAAGCAAACTAAAGGCATTTATAGTGAATTAATCATGTTGATGAATCGTCTAATCCGTTTGCTGACAATGGTGATCATACCAATCGGTGCTATTTTAATGATAACCAGTTTAACAAGTGGAACTCAGTTGAATGAAGCCATTTTAGGCAGTACAGCAGCCATTATGGGGATGATTCCAGAAGGACTTATTTTATTAACAACTGTTGCACTAGCTGTTGGGGTTATCAAATTAAGTCGTAGGCAAGTGTTGGTACAGACAATGGGTGCTATAGAAACATTGGCTAGAGTAGATGTTCTTTGTTTAGATAAAACAGGAACTTTAACAAGTGGACAACTAAAAGTTGTGGAATATGATACAGTTGACACAACTAATTTGACAGATGAAACATTTTCTATTTTAGTTGGTTCAATGATTAAAGGGTTGAATGAAGATAATGCGACTGGACTAGCTTTAATGAGTTATTTTGATCAAAGTGACGAAAATTTATTTAAGCCAGTCAAACAGATACCTTTCTCTTCAGCGAGAAAATGGAGTGCTATTACATTTCAAGAAAACGGTACGTATTTTATGGGAGCCCCTGAGTATTTATTTGAAGGCTTTTCTGAAGATCAAACTGAAAAAATGGGATTGGCTTTTGAAAAAGGATTACGAATTATTGCGGTGGCTAAAAGTAATGGTACTGAGTTATCTCAGGTATTACCAGATCAATTAGAATTATTAGGATTTATTTACCTTGAAGATGAAATTAGACCAGAAGCACCTCAAACGCTTGATTATTTTAAGCAGGAGAAAGTGGACATATGCATTATATCTGGAGACCATCCAGAAACGGTCGCACAGATAGCTAAACGATCTGGCGTATCACATGATGAAGAATCAATTGATATGAGTAAAATATCAGATGAGAAAATTCCAGAAATTGTGAAGACACACCGTATTTTTGGGCGAGTTTCACCAGAACAAAAGAAAAAGCTAGTCATAGCACTTCAGGAAGAAAACCATGTTGTCGGGATGACAGGGGACGGAGTGAATGATATTTTAGCGTTAAAACAAGCTGATTGTAGTATCGTTATGGCAAATGGGAGTGATGCTGCAAAGGGGATTGCTGATTTTGTTTTATTAGATTCTAATTTTGATTCCATGATAGATGTTGTATTAGAGGGCAGACAAGTTATTAACAATATTCAACGAGTGTCTTCTCTGTACTTGACTAAAACAGTCTATTCATTGTTTTTAGCAGCAATTTATATTTTTGTTAGTTCACCATATCCTTTTCAACCCATTCAATTAAGTCCAATTAATGCTTTAACAGTAGGAATACCCTCTTTCTTTTTAGCGCTTAGGCCAAATACGCAGCCAATCAAGGGAGCTTTTTTGAAAAATGTATTTGAACCACCACTAGCTAGTGGGTTAACAGTCGTCATTATGACTTTATTAATTGAGGTGCTCGGAAATATATTAGGATGGTCATATGAGCAAAAATCAACCGTAACAGTGTTATTGACAGGATTTATTGGTTTTATTGTTCTTAGGGAAATAGCCAAGCCCTTAACGAAAAAAATTATAGGACTTTTAAGTGTTTTAATCGTATTGTTTTTATTTATTTTTACATTTTTTGATCACATTTTCTCATTGGCAAGCATATATAACAGTCATTTAGCTCTTGTGTATTTACCATTAATGAGTGTGTCGGTACCGATTTTTTATCTTATTCGAAAAGTCATTCATAAGTTATTAAAAGAGTAAATTAACATAAAATTCACACTTTATTATTAAAAAAGATATATTCACTGTGTAATATAAAATTGTATTGTAGACGTCAGTTTATTATGGGAGGGTAAAATGAAAAAAATAGTTTTAAGTAGTCTGTTGATTAGTAGTGTATTTGTTATCTCTGGTTGCTCGTCTGGAGTGAATACTACAGCAAGTGAAGGACAAACTACTAAAAGAACTGGTGAAATTTCTTCATCAACCTCAACCGTTAGGGAATCTAACCAAAAAAGTCGTCCCATTTTTGAAGGACGATTAACAATGGATCCGATTATTGAAAAAGATACGGTTATTTTATCATTTGAGTCGGTTGATGTAGTATGTGATCCTGATTCTATTCATGATGTTCTTGATTCTAATGGTGTAGTTTTAAATGTGGATAAAAAACTATATGACAAAACTAAAAATAAAGATAAAATGAGATATGGGGTAACAGTCGAATTCACTTTGACTCCGACGCCAGCTTTAACTTTTTCAATACCACCACAAGTTCCTGGAGATTCGATTGAATCAATTAAAGTGTTAGATAAATAAAAATGATTAGAAAGTGTTGGTTAGTTTCTTAGCCAATGCTTTTTAAAATGTTTCGCTTTGACTTAAGCAAAATGTTACAATAATAAAATGAAATATGTGAAATGAGGGAATAAAGGTGGCAGAATATTTAAATGTTGGGAAAATTGTTAATACACAAGGTATTAAAGGGGAAGTTAGAGTAATATCTCAAACAGATTTTCCAGAAAAACGCTATAAAAAAGGGAATATATTATACCTATTTCAAGATGGAAAAGACATGGTTGAGTTAATGATAAAATCTCACAGAAAACATAAAAATTTTGATATTGTTAGTTTTGAGGGTCATCCGAATATTAATGATGTTGAAAAATATCGAGATGGCATTTTAAAAGTTAAAAAAGACGAAGTCGGTCAATTAGAAGAAAATGCCTTTTATTATCACGAAATAATCGGCTGTGAAGTAGTAGATGAAACTGGCGAGTTGTTGGGTACAATTAAAGAAATTTTATCTCCTGGAGCTAATGATGTGTGGGTAGTTAAATCTAAAGAACATGGGAAAAAAGATATTTTATTACCATATATTGAATCCGTTGTTTTAGATGTGAATGTGGATGAACAAAAAGTAACTGTTGATATTCCAGAAGGGTTGATTGATGATGAGAATTGATGTCTTAACTCTTTTTCCAAAAATGTTTGAAGGTCCGCTAACTGAATCTATTTTAGGGAAAGCCATCACTAAAGAGTTGCTTGAGGTTCATGTAAGAAATTTTAGAGAGTTTTCGACAAATAAACATCAACAAGTAGATGATTACCCGTATGGTGGGGGAGCAGGGATGTTGTTGAAAGTTCAACCAATCCATGATGCACTTACTTTCATTGAAACAGACGCAAAAACTAAACCTCGTGTGATTTTACTTGATCCAGCAGGTAAACGATTTAATCAAGAGATGGCGGAAGAATTTTCTAAAGAGGAACACTTGGTTTTTATTTGTGGTCATTATGAAGGCTATGATGAAAGAATCCGTTCTTTAGTAACCGATGAAGTGTCACTTGGTGATTACGTGTTAACAGGTGGTGAGCTTGGCGCAATGGTGATGATTGATGCAACAGTGAGGTTATTACCAGAAGTTTTGGGTAATGATCAGTCAGCCAAAACTGATTCTCATTCAACAGGTCTTTTGGAGCATCCACAATACACACGTCCGGCTAATTATGAAGGAATGGAAGTTCCTCACGTATTAACCAATGGAAATCATAAATTAATTGAAGAATGGCAGTTAAAAGAATCGCTTAGAAGAACCTACTTAAGACGACCTGATATGTTAGAATCGATTGAGTTAACAAAAGAGATGGAAAGATTACTAGAAGAAGTGAAAAAGGAAGAAAAAAGTATTTAGCCTCTTTACTGAAAAGAGTAATTATGCTATTATTATTTAGTGAGTCAAGTGGCTCATCTATTACAACATTCCGCTGTGTAAGACTCATATGAATGTTTAGAATAAGGAGAATGTGGACATGAATCCATTAATAGAAGAAATTACAAAAGAACAATTACGCTCTGATATCCCAGCTTTTAGACCTGGTGACACTGTACGTGTACATGCTAAAGTTGTTGAGGGTACTCGTGAACGTATCCAGTTATTTGAAGGTGTTGTAATCAAACGCCGTGGAGCTGGAATTAGCGAAACTTACACTGTACGTAAAGTATCAAATGGTGTTGGTGTGGAACGTACTTTCCCAATCCATACACCACGTGTTGCTCAAATCGAAGTAATCCGTTATGGTAAAGTTCGTCGTGCGAAACTTTATTACATCCGTGCATTACATGGTAAAGCAGCAAGAATTAAAGAAATCCGTCGTTAATAAGTCATTATTAACTAACAAAGAACTCTATGAAAATAGGGTTCTTTTTTTTTGTTTGAATGCAAGTAGTGATATGAAAGTAATTTTATCAATTAATAAATCTAATAGTAGCTCAATGAGCATTGGTTGTAACGTTTAAAATCAAAATATTGTCATAAATAAATCGCTAAATTTTGTTAATCTATCATTATCCTATAATGATAGTAGTAATTAACTTATGTTATGATATTGAATAGATAAATAAAAATAGGGGGTTTATTATATTGGTGGATATAGATTTAGATATAGTAGAGGAATTAGTAGTTGATAGAGAGCTTCAACCTGTACCGTTAACAGATGATACGATAGGAGAACGCTTGGATAAAGTAATTAAAAGAATGTCAGATAAAAACTTAGATGCTATTGTTGTTTATTGTGACTTGGAACATGGTGGAAATTTTGAATATTTGACAGGATTTGTGACACGTTTTGAAGAAGGTATGTTAGTGTTACATAAAACAAAAGAAGCATATTTAATATTA
This window encodes:
- a CDS encoding LTA synthase family protein, producing MIVYVSNFYLQLSQNTWSLSLAWKFAMEWHVEKFLLGTLVLLLLDIFLISLSGSFLVGNIIYITSIGLLGIANSQKMALRMEPIYPDDLKMIFEFTMMKDIVGTPYFILALILIGLALLGLLYAIYRSIRLTKRQQIIRLFCFLISVSGLFYVSLFNQPNNLLRKAYNKTALWIPYSQKMNYYNTGFMGGFLYNLKVEAMDEPKNYSKEEIDNIVSKYNKLAKSKNATKKYQDKPNVVFVMSESFSDPDKLDGIKLNKSPITDFREVARQSVYSGDMLSQNYGGGTANIEFEALTGISMALLNPQMTTPYTMMLPKKTEFPSIVSSLEQQDYQTVAIHPYNTSMYKRKDVYNVLGFNQFLDENMMTHKDKLSDNGYISDESAFNDVLDIIKNSDKASFVHLVTMQTHMPYNNKYTDSPYTLTNSASSASIDNYALDISYTSKALKQFIDEVNKLDRQTIVVFWGDHLPSIYPDDIVEKNNPFTTHLTEYLIYDTLNKTIHHQEVMSPFYFSSLITDFSSVEQTGFNAMLLELQKILPAFEKQMYYVNGKWEKEVSLTKEERELYEAYQMIVYDLVSGEKYGQQIFDVQS
- a CDS encoding cation-translocating P-type ATPase — its product is MSEQKKKQLNDAFYVEDEKQVLEKLQTTTQGLSTAEAEKRLKEYGHNQLDEGKKKSLFSKFLDQFKDFMIIILLAAAVLSFFMGDQVEAIMIIVVVFIMAIFGVFQESKAEEAIEALKDMSTPNANVRRDNTTKTVKSPDLVPGDIVLLEAGDVIPADMRLIETASLKIEEAALTGESVPVEKEAVVLEKEDIGIGDRINMAYMNSNVTYGRGVGVVTGTGMNTEVGKIANMLAQADETNTPLKENLNKLGKVLSIAIIFICIVMFGVGMLRGGHDWMDMLLTSVSLAVAAIPEGLPAIVTIILALGTQKMAKRNALVRKLPAVETLGSTDIICSDKTGTLTLNQMTVEEVFTNNKSIRDSKDISLDNTTLKIMTFCNDTKISDDGTLIGDPTETALVKYGEDRGFDIASQLKSEPRLAEVPFDSDRKLMSTFHKLSDGRFFVAVKGAPDELLKRCTTYDVNGEIKSMDKSEEELILKTNKQLATQALRVLAMAYKIVDDIPSELTSENVEKDLIFSGLVGMIDPERKEAAEAVRVAKEAGIRPIMITGDHKDTAEAIAVRLGILKEGQHDAVVTGGELNNMSDEQLANSIEKYSVYARVSPEHKVRIVKAWQKDGKVVAMTGDGVNDAPALKTADIGIGMGITGTEVSKGASDMVLADDNFSTIIVAVEEGRKVFSNIQKTVQYLLAANLGEVLTLFIATMLGWDTLLPVHLLWINVVTDTFPAIALGLEPAEKGIMKYKPRGRDSDFFSGGVMSSIIYQGILEAALTLGVYMYAINNPVHSSYDAIHADALTMAYATLGLIQLIHAFNVKSVHESLFKVGAFRNKIFNYAILLSFVLLASTIVIPGFNDLFKVAHLDGHQWLAVFIGSFAILPIVECVKWVQRKTIYK
- the trmD gene encoding tRNA (guanosine(37)-N1)-methyltransferase TrmD — translated: MRIDVLTLFPKMFEGPLTESILGKAITKELLEVHVRNFREFSTNKHQQVDDYPYGGGAGMLLKVQPIHDALTFIETDAKTKPRVILLDPAGKRFNQEMAEEFSKEEHLVFICGHYEGYDERIRSLVTDEVSLGDYVLTGGELGAMVMIDATVRLLPEVLGNDQSAKTDSHSTGLLEHPQYTRPANYEGMEVPHVLTNGNHKLIEEWQLKESLRRTYLRRPDMLESIELTKEMERLLEEVKKEEKSI
- the nadE gene encoding ammonia-dependent NAD(+) synthetase, with the translated sequence MTELQQLIIRNLQVKPHINAKEEIAIRVAFLKDYMKKHPFLHTYVLGISGGQDSTLAGKLAQLAMTELRDETGNSAYQFIAVRLPYGIQNDEEDAKKALEFIQPDKSVVVNVKPSVDALVNELKEHSQININDFNKGNIKARQRMVAQYAIASQENGAVIGTDHAAENLTGFFTKFGDGAADILPLFGLNKRQGRTLLKELNADKSLYEKIPTADLEENKPMISDEDALGVTYEAIDNYLEGKQVSDEDRKTIETWYKKAEHKRHLPITLGDTFWKE
- a CDS encoding type B 50S ribosomal protein L31, encoding MKQGIHPEYHPVVFMDSQTGFKFLSGSTKTSEETVEWEDGNTYPVIRVEITSDSHPFYTGRQKFTQADGRVDRFNKKYGLKDENAAE
- the rimM gene encoding ribosome maturation factor RimM (Essential for efficient processing of 16S rRNA), with the translated sequence MAEYLNVGKIVNTQGIKGEVRVISQTDFPEKRYKKGNILYLFQDGKDMVELMIKSHRKHKNFDIVSFEGHPNINDVEKYRDGILKVKKDEVGQLEENAFYYHEIIGCEVVDETGELLGTIKEILSPGANDVWVVKSKEHGKKDILLPYIESVVLDVNVDEQKVTVDIPEGLIDDEN
- a CDS encoding HAD-IC family P-type ATPase codes for the protein MSKKESYPGLTDEEVLNRMARGEVNQAIPKTTRTFKQILFENSFTLFNFINLVIAGFIIYTGSYKNLLFLGVIVSNTLVGVYQEIKAKNNIDRLSLLSESKVTVIRNHQTFDIPQNEVVKDDLIIVKRGQQIVVDGTILDTEGMECDESQLTGESDPIIKTIGSSIYSGSYIVSGSGLMQATHVGEDSYSYKLSMEAKQTKGIYSELIMLMNRLIRLLTMVIIPIGAILMITSLTSGTQLNEAILGSTAAIMGMIPEGLILLTTVALAVGVIKLSRRQVLVQTMGAIETLARVDVLCLDKTGTLTSGQLKVVEYDTVDTTNLTDETFSILVGSMIKGLNEDNATGLALMSYFDQSDENLFKPVKQIPFSSARKWSAITFQENGTYFMGAPEYLFEGFSEDQTEKMGLAFEKGLRIIAVAKSNGTELSQVLPDQLELLGFIYLEDEIRPEAPQTLDYFKQEKVDICIISGDHPETVAQIAKRSGVSHDEESIDMSKISDEKIPEIVKTHRIFGRVSPEQKKKLVIALQEENHVVGMTGDGVNDILALKQADCSIVMANGSDAAKGIADFVLLDSNFDSMIDVVLEGRQVINNIQRVSSLYLTKTVYSLFLAAIYIFVSSPYPFQPIQLSPINALTVGIPSFFLALRPNTQPIKGAFLKNVFEPPLASGLTVVIMTLLIEVLGNILGWSYEQKSTVTVLLTGFIGFIVLREIAKPLTKKIIGLLSVLIVLFLFIFTFFDHIFSLASIYNSHLALVYLPLMSVSVPIFYLIRKVIHKLLKE